One stretch of Uranotaenia lowii strain MFRU-FL unplaced genomic scaffold, ASM2978415v1 HiC_scaffold_56, whole genome shotgun sequence DNA includes these proteins:
- the LOC129760295 gene encoding cytochrome c oxidase assembly protein COX20, mitochondrial, with translation MTSKKEIFQQMVPEDSLPQRGMVLFGKDVSQIPCFRNSFLYGISIGVAAGFLAFMRTSRPQMSCHIAFGTFFGTTLCYWFPCRYNWSKEAADAELLQKALQQQSMYEGTQAERDLDQKAKSA, from the exons ATGACCTCTAAGAAAGAGATATTTCAACAGATGGTACCGGAAGATTCGCTTCCTCAGCGG GGGATGGTTCTTTTTGGTAAGGACGTCAGCCAAATTCCCTGCTTTCGGAACAGTTTCCTGTACGGTATCAGTATAGGCGTAGCGGCCGGTTTTCTGGCATTTATGCGAACGTCCAGACCGCAAATGTCCTGTCACATTGCCTTCGGTACATTCTTCGGAACGACGCTCTGCTATTGGTTTCCTTGCCG atACAATTGGTCAAAAGAAGCCGCTGATGCCGAACTACTTCAAAAAGCACTGCAACAGCAATCTATGTACGAAGGTACACAGGCAGAACGTGACTTGGACCAAAAAGCTAAATCAGCTTAA